From Deinococcus sp. Marseille-Q6407, one genomic window encodes:
- the ftsZ gene encoding cell division protein FtsZ yields MEAAKIRVIGLGGAGNNAVNRMIESGLDGVEFIAGNTDAQVLAKNHAEARIQLGDRLTRGLGAGANPEVGEQAAMEDKERIKEYLEGTDMLFITAGMGGGTGTGSAPVVAEIAREMGILSVAIVTRPFKFEGPKRQRVAEEGISKLAERVDGMIVVNNEKLLTAIDKKVSFREAFLIADRVLYFGVKGISDVINVEGMINLDFADVRNLLSNSGTILMGIGAGRGDKMVEEAALSAIHSPLLERGIEGATRILVNVTGSYDLSMNDANEILERVREATGQEDPDVLFGITPDEAAGDEVRVTVIATGFDDMPFESSSSFDHMVRPVRTGSSSSYDPKDYDIPAFLRNVGRD; encoded by the coding sequence ATGGAAGCTGCCAAAATTCGCGTAATTGGACTGGGTGGAGCCGGCAACAACGCCGTGAACCGCATGATCGAATCGGGCCTGGACGGCGTGGAGTTCATCGCCGGCAACACCGACGCACAGGTGCTGGCCAAGAACCACGCCGAGGCGCGGATTCAGCTGGGTGACCGCCTGACCCGTGGTCTCGGCGCCGGCGCCAACCCCGAAGTGGGCGAGCAGGCCGCCATGGAAGACAAGGAACGCATCAAGGAATACCTCGAAGGCACCGACATGCTGTTCATCACCGCCGGCATGGGCGGCGGCACCGGCACCGGCTCCGCGCCGGTGGTGGCCGAGATTGCCCGCGAAATGGGCATCCTGAGCGTGGCCATCGTGACCCGTCCCTTCAAGTTCGAAGGCCCCAAGCGTCAGCGGGTGGCTGAAGAAGGCATCAGCAAGCTGGCCGAGCGGGTGGACGGCATGATCGTGGTCAACAACGAGAAGCTGCTGACGGCCATCGACAAGAAGGTCTCGTTCCGCGAAGCTTTCCTGATTGCCGACCGGGTGCTGTATTTCGGCGTCAAGGGCATCAGTGACGTGATCAACGTGGAAGGCATGATTAACCTCGACTTTGCCGACGTGCGCAACCTGCTGAGCAACTCCGGCACCATCCTGATGGGTATCGGCGCCGGCCGCGGTGACAAGATGGTGGAAGAAGCCGCGCTGTCCGCCATTCACTCGCCGCTGCTGGAACGCGGCATCGAGGGTGCCACTCGCATTCTGGTGAACGTGACCGGCTCCTACGATCTGAGCATGAACGACGCCAACGAGATTCTAGAGCGCGTGCGCGAAGCCACCGGCCAGGAAGACCCGGACGTACTATTCGGCATCACCCCTGACGAAGCGGCCGGCGACGAGGTGCGCGTCACCGTGATTGCCACCGGCTTTGACGACATGCCGTTTGAAAGCAGCAGCAGCTTTGACCATATGGTGCGCCCGGTGCGGACCGGCAGCTCCTCCAGCTACGACCCCAAGGATTACGACATTCCCGCTTTCCTGCGGAATGTGGGCCGCGACTGA
- a CDS encoding TlpA family protein disulfide reductase gives MTPDPHSPLPWPAAGDFVWRPEDVQPGRPTLLMFFHLECAACVSRGIPFMKQLHAQYGEQVNFIAVHTSRGHRQLPREEILPTLLHFAEKFARLPFPVALDLDGSLAAAYATEGTPHWIALQGGEVVRSIYGSQDNAQTRLDYWLAEITEAQGTAGPQEDR, from the coding sequence ATGACTCCTGACCCTCACTCTCCCCTGCCCTGGCCTGCGGCAGGGGATTTTGTCTGGCGGCCCGAAGACGTGCAGCCGGGCCGGCCCACCTTGCTGATGTTCTTTCATCTGGAGTGCGCGGCCTGTGTGTCGCGCGGCATTCCTTTTATGAAGCAGCTGCACGCGCAGTACGGCGAACAGGTGAATTTCATCGCGGTGCATACCTCGCGGGGGCACCGTCAGCTGCCGCGCGAGGAGATTCTGCCCACGTTGCTGCACTTTGCCGAGAAGTTTGCCCGGCTGCCTTTTCCGGTAGCGCTGGACCTGGACGGTTCGCTGGCCGCCGCTTACGCCACCGAGGGCACGCCCCACTGGATCGCCCTGCAGGGCGGCGAGGTGGTGCGCTCGATTTACGGCAGCCAGGACAACGCCCAGACCCGGCTGGATTACTGGCTGGCCGAAATCACTGAAGCCCAAGGCACTGCCGGGCCCCAGGAGGACCGCTGA
- a CDS encoding ADP-ribosylglycohydrolase family protein: protein MMDRRLNTLFSLTAADALGAATEFKTPQAIRQRYGETFHDYQPGSVFGFGPGEATDDSQMTAATLLSYRRGEGLSGVLGGLSDWLSTRPPDVGGLTRSALGYGTLDGGVRAWADSGYQSAGNGGLMRIAAVWLAGFSGEELNRQSVLVTALTHADPRCVFASVFLTGLLEALAQDESLPRAAAYGLARLERTDARAVMLDAGLFGVDSRAAYTQFGEQSRSAQQQVRDRVNSGLEGEYTSQSGYVLDTLEAALAHARSGAWLDCTQLAVLAGDDSDTVACVTGAIVGARGLSVPEHLLPPLRLGHSWPSWERGWLCSEHYPALLTAAIAGAQ, encoded by the coding sequence CTGATGGACCGCCGCCTGAACACCCTGTTTTCGCTGACAGCAGCCGACGCTCTGGGCGCCGCCACCGAGTTCAAGACGCCGCAGGCCATCCGGCAGCGCTACGGCGAGACTTTTCACGACTATCAGCCGGGCAGCGTGTTCGGCTTCGGGCCGGGCGAGGCCACCGACGACAGCCAGATGACCGCCGCGACCCTGCTGAGCTACCGGCGCGGCGAGGGGCTGAGCGGCGTGCTGGGCGGCCTGAGTGACTGGCTGAGCACCCGCCCGCCGGACGTGGGCGGCCTGACCCGCAGCGCCCTGGGTTACGGCACCCTGGACGGTGGCGTGCGGGCCTGGGCCGACAGCGGGTATCAGAGCGCCGGTAACGGCGGCCTGATGAGGATTGCTGCCGTCTGGCTGGCCGGCTTCAGTGGCGAGGAGCTGAACCGGCAGAGCGTGCTGGTCACCGCCCTGACCCACGCCGACCCGCGCTGCGTGTTCGCCTCGGTGTTCCTGACCGGGCTGCTGGAAGCACTGGCCCAGGACGAATCGCTGCCACGCGCCGCCGCTTACGGGCTGGCACGGCTGGAGAGAACCGACGCCCGCGCTGTCATGCTGGACGCCGGGCTATTCGGGGTGGACAGCCGCGCCGCTTACACGCAGTTCGGAGAACAGAGCCGCTCGGCCCAGCAGCAGGTGCGCGACCGGGTCAACAGTGGCCTGGAAGGCGAATACACCTCGCAGAGTGGCTACGTGCTGGACACCCTGGAGGCTGCGCTGGCCCATGCCCGCAGCGGCGCGTGGCTGGACTGCACCCAGCTGGCTGTGCTGGCAGGCGACGATTCGGACACGGTGGCCTGCGTGACCGGGGCCATCGTGGGAGCGCGGGGGCTGAGTGTGCCGGAGCATCTGCTGCCGCCGCTCAGACTGGGCCACTCCTGGCCCAGCTGGGAGCGGGGGTGGCTCTGCAGCGAGCATTACCCGGCGCTGCTGACTGCGGCGATTGCCGGCGCTCAGTAA
- the ppk1 gene encoding polyphosphate kinase 1: MPATAEKNLDKAAKAARPAAAEAAADQAPAAAERPLRETFSTVGNPGSRFLNREMSWLSFNERVLAEACDERNPLLERLKFTAICGSNLDEFFMVRVAGIHQQIAAGVQTPSLDGLLPREVLKLVREQTHTMMTRVEGVTRRVLGQLQSEGIKIWRMDELDAAAREEVRRHYLDQIQPVLTPLVVDPSHPFPYISNLSLNLGVLLEGKKKKEPDFARVKVPVGVLPRIVTIGGRLMLLEDVMAAHMGELFKGRQVRAAYLFRVTRNTDFDFDEDEAEDLLATVEDGLRRRRFGDPVRLEVTQDMPQKLLGYLQERMSISPKDVFQLQGPLGTGDFMGLPVDCPALSFEPHQPHLHTYGRDDDESIFDVLRRRDILLHHPYDSFGQVLDFLEEAAADPDVLAIKQILYRTGDDHRLLGALRSAAESGKQVVAFIELKARFDEQRNISWAKQLERAGAHVVHGVAGLKTHAKVTLVVRREAGGLRRYVHIGTGNYNAKTARLYTDLSLLTADPTLGADATELFNHLTGYAEADYQRMLVAPQYARDGMIERLEREAEFARQGHDAWFTGKCNQLTDPAMIEALYRASQAGVRIRMVIRGVCCLRPGVEGLSENIEIRSLLGRFLEHSRIYAFGNGGEPEVYFGSADWMSRNLDRRVEVLAPVLVPALREEFLEIMDTELHDQRGSWYLREDGVYEKLPGERSAQAEFAEDGSSV, from the coding sequence ATGCCGGCGACTGCTGAGAAGAACCTGGACAAAGCTGCCAAAGCAGCCAGACCGGCTGCGGCGGAAGCGGCCGCTGATCAGGCACCCGCTGCGGCCGAGCGGCCCCTGCGCGAGACCTTCAGCACAGTGGGCAACCCCGGCAGCCGCTTTCTGAACCGTGAAATGTCGTGGTTGTCGTTCAATGAGCGGGTGCTGGCCGAAGCCTGCGACGAGCGCAACCCGCTGCTGGAGCGGCTGAAATTCACCGCCATCTGTGGCAGCAACCTCGACGAGTTCTTTATGGTGCGGGTGGCCGGGATTCACCAGCAGATTGCCGCCGGCGTGCAGACGCCCAGCTTGGACGGCCTGCTGCCCCGCGAGGTGCTCAAGCTGGTGCGCGAGCAGACCCACACCATGATGACCCGGGTAGAAGGGGTGACCCGCCGGGTGCTGGGCCAGCTGCAAAGCGAGGGCATCAAAATCTGGCGGATGGATGAGCTGGACGCCGCTGCCCGCGAGGAAGTGCGCCGGCATTACCTCGACCAGATTCAGCCGGTGCTGACCCCACTGGTGGTGGACCCCAGCCATCCTTTTCCCTATATCAGCAACCTCAGCCTGAACCTGGGCGTGCTGCTGGAAGGCAAGAAGAAAAAAGAACCCGACTTTGCCCGCGTCAAAGTGCCGGTGGGCGTGCTGCCTAGAATCGTGACCATCGGCGGGCGGCTGATGCTGCTGGAAGATGTGATGGCCGCTCACATGGGCGAGCTGTTCAAGGGGCGCCAGGTCAGGGCGGCCTATCTGTTCCGGGTCACCCGCAACACCGATTTCGACTTTGATGAGGACGAGGCCGAAGACCTGCTGGCCACCGTGGAAGACGGCCTGCGCCGCCGCCGCTTTGGCGACCCGGTGCGGCTGGAAGTGACCCAGGACATGCCCCAGAAACTGCTGGGCTACCTGCAGGAACGCATGAGCATCTCGCCCAAGGACGTGTTTCAGTTGCAGGGGCCGCTAGGCACCGGCGACTTTATGGGGCTTCCGGTGGATTGCCCGGCGCTGAGCTTCGAGCCACACCAGCCGCACCTGCACACTTATGGCCGGGACGACGACGAGAGTATTTTCGACGTGCTGCGCCGGCGCGACATCCTGCTGCACCATCCTTACGATTCGTTCGGGCAGGTGCTGGATTTTCTGGAAGAGGCCGCCGCCGACCCGGACGTGCTGGCGATCAAGCAGATTCTGTACCGCACCGGTGACGACCACCGGCTGCTGGGCGCGCTGCGCTCGGCGGCCGAAAGCGGCAAGCAGGTGGTGGCCTTTATTGAGCTGAAAGCCCGCTTTGACGAGCAGCGCAACATTTCCTGGGCCAAGCAGCTGGAGCGGGCCGGCGCCCACGTGGTGCACGGTGTGGCCGGGCTCAAGACCCACGCCAAGGTGACGCTGGTGGTGCGGCGCGAGGCCGGTGGCCTGCGGCGCTACGTGCATATCGGCACCGGCAATTACAACGCCAAAACGGCGCGGCTGTACACCGACCTCAGCCTGCTGACCGCCGATCCCACCTTGGGCGCCGACGCCACCGAGCTGTTCAACCACCTGACCGGTTACGCCGAGGCCGACTATCAGCGCATGCTGGTGGCCCCGCAGTACGCCCGCGACGGCATGATCGAGCGGCTGGAGCGCGAGGCCGAGTTCGCCCGCCAGGGCCATGATGCCTGGTTTACCGGCAAGTGCAACCAGCTGACCGACCCGGCCATGATCGAGGCGCTGTACCGCGCTTCACAGGCCGGGGTGCGCATCCGGATGGTGATTCGCGGGGTGTGCTGCTTGCGCCCTGGTGTGGAGGGCCTCAGCGAGAATATCGAGATTCGCAGCCTGCTGGGCCGCTTTCTGGAACACTCGCGCATCTATGCTTTCGGCAACGGCGGCGAACCGGAAGTGTATTTCGGCAGCGCCGACTGGATGAGCCGTAACCTGGACCGCCGGGTGGAGGTGCTGGCGCCGGTGCTGGTGCCGGCGCTGCGGGAAGAGTTTCTGGAGATTATGGACACTGAGCTGCACGACCAGCGCGGTTCCTGGTACCTGCGCGAAGACGGTGTGTATGAGAAACTGCCCGGCGAACGCAGTGCCCAGGCGGAGTTCGCCGAGGACGGCAGCTCCGTCTGA